The genome window ttgtcAGACTTTCATGAGTATTTAAAGAGCTAATCTTTTGTTACACTTAAACATTGCCCAATGTTAATCATCAGGCAGTATttatcactgaaatatttaatattttttttgccagccTTGAAATCCTCAACTTGTATTGTACTAAGAGCTACAGAGCAGGGAACAggcatatgaagaaaaataagatactGATTTTAATGAATAAGCTCTGCAATTAATAAGTACCGGTGAGAGACAATCATCTTGCAGTTCCATCAGATCAGCAGGATGCAAGTCCCATGTCAAACTCACAACCTGAGCAAAACCTGAAACTGATACCTGAAGGAGGTGTACACAGAAAGTGGTGCAAATCCAAGGGACAGTTGAAAAGAAGAAGCACTtaagcacaggcagctccagtgAGCCAGAGGAGGCTGTGCCAcatggggctgcagagggaacCCAGCTGTCGGGGCCCATCAGCTACCAGAGCTGAGCACAACTGAGCTCATGGggactgggaggaggagggggcttCCCAAGGGGTACAGCCAAAAGCAGTATTCATATAAACCCAGCCAGCTGACTTCAGTGGCTGTGTCTATGACCTGCAATCGTTCCTCCTGCAAAATTCCCACCACTTTCATGCCATGGATGTTGCTTTGCTCTTTATTCCCACTGTGAAAACCTGAGGTGAGCCTTCTTCCTTCCAGCCAGCGTCCTATCCAGTGCTGGACAGCAGGCAACACGGCAGTGCTTGTGGATGGTCTGTACAGTTGAAGACAGCTCTGTCTCGTATCTGAAAGCTTTGTAAGGTGGGACTTGTATTGCATCTGGGGGATGCGGCCAACCTTCAAGCTAAGGGTTAAGAACCCTTCAGCAAGGGTTACGATGAGGAAACCAATATTATCTATGTAGAAATAGAGATGACTGAGATGTATCATTCTACTGATACCAGAACCGtaagaaagaagtgaaataatTGCCTTAGGATGAACTGCAAGACCTCCACTGCCAGATGCTGAGCTGCCATTCCTAAATCTTCAAGAAACATCCCTTCTGACCACAGCTGCCCCGTTCTTGTGTCTCACTGGCAACACACCTCCAAACGAGCATAAATTGTATGGAAAATGGCTGTAGGATTATTTATTTGcctatttgtttatttttatcagaGCACGTATTTGACCTGATAAGATGATTTATTCTGCAGTATTTCCCATCTGAGGGAAGATTCTGGCTGcatcttctcccttcccatccATTTCAaaaccctgtgttcagtttttccCCACTCTTTCCACTCTCAAATATAAAAAAGTGtctttatatacacacacataaaactGTTTAACTGCATGGGTTTTAAATATCATACCTTGCTCCTGTCAGCTAACTTTTCCATCCACTTTTCTGTCTGTACTTAGAAAACTAGAATATTTTCCATTCAAATAGCCTAAGTAATGCTTTCAGATAAATCACTTCTGAGCAGAGTGCAactagagcaggctgcagctcctggaaaTTGACTTCTTGTCTACAAGCAAAACTACTGAAGCTTATCCTCACACCAGAACCTGCTGATcgtctttttttgtgtgcaaagTGCCTCCACAAGACAGAGAACTTACCAGAAGTgtgaaaaaatgtctttcatctGGAACAGAAGGCCTGCGGGATGAACCAGCAGCTGCCTTACCCAAACTAAAAGTTACCACTTCTTTCacaccagctgcctgctctgcgCAGAACATGGTGTTTCTCATCAGGTTTGAATGCAAACTCTCGCAGAGGCATATGGCACTTGGCATGGTCTCATATGAAGGAAAGGTACTTAGAAGTACGCGAATCGAGTTTTGTTACGCAGCATTTGGATCTTCCCTCTTACAACTTCTGCAAGTTGATAAggttacattttccttcttaataATGTGACAGCTTGAGAATACGTTTCAGAAACTCTGTGGCTGCTGAGACCAGGCATAGGTTCacctgtatttttaagaaatcctGCAAAACTTGTTGGGGCTCTGCCAATTTCAGCctgtcagcagcagtgggggTATTAGTAGTTCCCTTCGTAAACCTGGAATTGGGAAATGGCGCACCTCTCCGTGTTCCAGTGGCCAGCAAACCCTCAGCCCTTGGGTGGCTGTCACCCCCACCTGCCAGCggccccagggctggtgggtgcCAGGCTGGTGGCGGGGACAGCAGCAGGGTGCCTGGAGGGGCTGCTAGAAACACTGTGCCTGAGTGAGCAGCGGCAAAGGGGAAAAGCGAGGGCAGAAACGGGGCTCGGGGAGCTTTGGGGTGTGAGGCGAGGCCCGGGCACAGCAGGCGGCAGGTGCCTGCCAGGCGTGCCCGGTCAGCCCCGGGGGGGGAGGCGGCTGGCGCCGTGCGGCAAGCTTTTGGCCAGcgggcggggaggagggggccgAGGAGGGGCCTGGCAGCGCTCGGTGCCGCCACGGTCACGCCCTCGCCGCCGCCTCCcgtgccagctgcagccaggaccGGTGTGGGGAGGTTCGCCGAGGCGGAGGgtctggggcggggggctcgCAGGGCTCACCCCGTGCGGGGGCGGTGCGGAAGGAGGAGCGCGGGCACCTGCGGCTGCCGCCCCCCGCACGGACACACGGACGCGCGTGCGCAGACGCCGCCGTCCCCCCCGTCGGTGCCCGGCGCTGatcccggcggcggcggctgcgccGGTTCCCGCACGTCCCGGCGGCCCGACGCGCCCGCCCCGCTGCGCTCTTGGGCAGCGGCCTCGGGGGAGGCCGGCATGGCGGAGAGcccggggcggcccggcgccccgccgccggaGGGGAGCGACATCCCGCGGGAGGGAGGCGATGAGGAAGCGGCGGCTGGGGGGGAGCCGCAGCCCGGGGCGTCCCCTGAGGGGGCGGCGGAGCCTCCGGACGGGCCCCCCGCCGGCGAGGCGCCGCGGCTGAGCGGGGAGTCGGCGGCTGTGCAGGAGCTGTCCGCTGCGGCGGTgccccccggggccggcggcgggacGGGGGGCGGCGCACCCGAGGGGGCGGCGGAGACCCCGGGCGGGCCCGGAGCGGAGCGGCAGGCACCGGCGGGGGCTGAGCAGCGAGAGCTCCGCGGGGGCAGCCCGGGGGCCGAGTGTCTGCCAGGAGGGCAACTGGTGGCAGCGGCCGCGGGGGTAAACGCAGCCGAGGGCTCCGCAGTGGCGAGGGCAGACCCCGAGGACGTGGCGGTGGCCCCAACGGGGACGGAGCCCAAGGAAGCAGCCCCGGCGGGGACAGACTCCGAGGACGCGGCCGTGGCCCCGACGGGAACGGAGCCGGCGCCGGCGGGGCCAGACCCCGAGGAGGCAGTGAGGGAGGCAGCTCCTACGAAGATAGACAGAGAGGAGGCAGGGACAGACCCCGAAGAGGCAGTGAGGGAGGAAGCCCCGGCGGGGTCAGACCTTGAAGAGGCTGCGGCGGCAGCCCCAGAGGGGGGAGACCCCGAGGAGGCGCTAAGGCAGGCGGTCCCAGAGGGGAGAGACCCCGAGGAGGCTGCGGCGACAGCTCTGTCGGGGAAGGAACCCGAAGAGGCGCTAAGGCAGGCAGCCCCAGAGGGGAGAAACCCCGAAGAGGCTGCGGGGACAGCTCCGTCGGGGAGAGACCCTGAAGAGGCGCAAAGGCAGGCGGGCCCAGAGGAGAGAGACCCCGCGGAGGCTGCGGCGAGAGCCCCGGCGGGGACAATCCCCGAAGATGCAGTGTGGGAggcagccccggcggggacAGTCCCCGAAGATGCAGTGTGGGAggcagccccggcggggacAGTCCCCGAGGAGGTGGCGGCCCCGTCGGGGAGCGAAGCGGCTCCCGAGAGCTGCGGGGAAGCAGAGGTGGCGTTGCCGCCCGGAGGGGAGGCCGACGGCGGACGCCGGTCGCCGGACGGTCCCGACGGCGAGGACGGAGCGGAGGCGGTGGAGCGGGGAGACGCTGCCCCGGCGGGGGCAGGAGCGGGGGGCGCGGCCTCGGGGGCAGGGGaaggcggcgcggcggcggagGGGCAGCGCGGCGGGTCCCCGGGCCCCGAGGGCGGCGAGTGGGACGCGGCAGGTCGGAGCCTGAACGGCGTGCGGGGCCGGGCAGAGGACGAGGAGGACGAAACGGGCTCGCCGGCCGCcgtggaggaggaagaggaggacgAGGAGAAGCAGGAACACGACATCTCCCTCTTCGTCAAGGTAGGGTGTGAGCGGCTGCTGGGGAAACCTGGGTTCGCGAccctcccttcctccaggaGCCCCGTGCAGCTCATGTGATGAGTGGCATTTAAATGTGGCAGGCAAAGCTGATTTCGTTATTAATGCCCCAAATAAACTTGCCTCTTGCTCCTCACTCcttcagcaggcagcaggcaggaggggacagggctCCCCATGCGCTGGGTGAAGGCCAGCGCTGCCTGTCCCCTCggccctggggctggtggtgctgctggacCCCGAGAAGCACACACCTGACCTGCAGGGTGGTCTCCCCCATAGTTTCCCCTCATGGATTCTGTGCTGGGTTACTTGAGGTTTCTCTAGGTTTAAATGGGAAGGGTGTGCAGGGATCTATCTCTGTTTCTGTCGTCTCAGGAGCAATTTCTGCTTGTGTTCTCCTCACCGTgggcctggggcaggggtggggatGTACTCGGCGGCATCTGTTTGGAATCGCTAGCTGTGACTTGTTCTTGCTTCattctgaagattttaaaatccCTTGAGAACACCTTATGCCACTATGGTCAACACTTAGATAATTGCCCCAAAATTTGGCAAGGCTGGATTCAAAGAATCAGTAAATTGCCCAGCAGTGTAGCATCCCTTGTACTTGTCCGCTTTGTATATTTTGGGCAGGGAAGAGTTAGGTTACAAAGAAAtggatgaaaaagagaaaaattgtaATGGTCTTAAAACTAGTTTCTGGTATTTTATGGTATAGAGCTTTAGGGCTTTTCTAGCTTGTGCCTGGAATTCCACCAAAATCAGTGGAACTTGGCATGGAAACAGCATCAGTCCACAGAGATGAAATACCAGATGTGAAATTTCTGTGCATATAAACCATCCTAAggtgttttcttccctctttgaCCTTGCTGGACTAAGTAAGTATGGAGCGCggtgggatatttttttcagactagGCCTAAAATTAGGGAACTAAAACAGGGAAGCAGAAGGCATTTGGGACCTTCTCCACTACAGGCAATAACTCCCGTGCACATACTGTATCTCCTGAGCTGACTGAGGCTGCTTCTGTAGCAGCCAGAAATAACcgtgaaagaaaaaattattggCAACCTTCTGGGTGAGAGGGCTTTGGGCCGAAGCAGTGTTCATACCTTGGTTTATCCCATCTCAGCACACACTCCTTTTTTTCAAGGCTGAGCCTCCTTTGAACTATTGTTATGTAGGAAAGGCTGAGGAATGCGCTGAGGCTTATACATAGCAGTGTTGGACACACTGCATAGTGTCATACTGGAAAGATGAATGATAACGGCTGATGTTGGTGAATGTGCCCCAGTTGCTCCCCTTAGCATGCAAGCTGGGATGTATTCAGTGGTCCAAAAGCAACTCTGTACGTCAGGTTGGTGTATGGCAGCGAGATGGTAAGACTGAAGccaaaatgtgattttgtgTCGAACAGCAGGACCTATAACTTGAGCCTGGCAGAAGTGATACACTGACATTCTGGCTCACAGATCAACAGCCCCTCTTTGCAGAGACACTTTTGTAACTTCTTAAATTCTTGTTTTATGCTCTTATATCCATCAGGGAATGCTGGAGAGTGGCAGAGGCTGAAGTCATAAAGGCTACATGTGCATTATTGCACTTCAGTGCATGCTTTATGGAAGAACAACGTGGCCAGAATTAGAGAGCAGCCTATAACAACAGCATCTGTTGTGACTGTGTAGTCTTCAAATATTAGGATTAAGCAtgggttttgaaaatatttgtgaattaTTAAAGGCAGAAGAAGGAGCATTTTTATGATCAACTTAGCATTAGTAACTGAAGAATGCCTAGAAAATaatacagctgcttttctaATGATTTTATTGGAGAAGTTTTACAAGGCTTGAATATTTTACCTCACCTAGAACTAGTTTTTCTTTAGTTGAGATCAGATTAGTGTTATAGTTTGAGATTGGCATGAGTTTCTCCAGTTTaatggtagaaaaaaaaatgcctactGGAGAGCTCAGCATTTCCATATCCACCAAAATGTGCCAGGGCCGCCGTGCTGGGAAATGAGGAGCACTTCTCTTTCCTCGTGTCAGCAGAGTTCATGttcatgctgcttttgctgttgcctCAAGACGCACTTGCCATCTTTCTACCCTTCTCTTGGCAAAAAGAAGGAGAATGGAAGTTCTCTGTGGTGGCTTAAAGTAGGTTTTAGGAGCGCATACATAATGCAGTGCTTAAATAGCTGCTGATGTATTTTGAtggggaaaaagagggagagcAGTTTCCAGTGTGGGACAGCATGAACTCTGGCATTTGGGGACTGTTGAATGTTTGTATCAGACCATAGCATGTGGTCCACAGATTTGGTGCTCTTTCCTGAGAAATGACTAAAACTTGAGGGTTAAGGAAGTGAGATGATCCACGCTGAATGCAAACACTTTTTTGCAGCCTGAAACACTTCCCTTCAAATGGATGTTTCTAATGCATGTGACCATGCCTCTTGTGCTCCATTATATCACTACTCTGTACCTGCCTGTTAGCTCTAACGTGCTTTTGAGATGTTGACACTCACCTCTACTTTGCAAGTGCCACTGACCTCTTTCACCCATCTGCTGCATTTCTCAGCAAGCATCTTGTGTGCTTTCTCCCATGCAGCTGGGGACTTCCTTGTAAATATA of Falco cherrug isolate bFalChe1 chromosome 2, bFalChe1.pri, whole genome shotgun sequence contains these proteins:
- the CLIC6 gene encoding chloride intracellular channel protein 6 isoform X1, which codes for MAESPGRPGAPPPEGSDIPREGGDEEAAAGGEPQPGASPEGAAEPPDGPPAGEAPRLSGESAAVQELSAAAVPPGAGGGTGGGAPEGAAETPGGPGAERQAPAGAEQRELRGGSPGAECLPGGQLVAAAAGVNAAEGSAVARADPEDVAVAPTGTEPKEAAPAGTDSEDAAVAPTGTEPAPAGPDPEEAVREAAPTKIDREEAGTDPEEAVREEAPAGSDLEEAAAAAPEGGDPEEALRQAVPEGRDPEEAAATALSGKEPEEALRQAAPEGRNPEEAAGTAPSGRDPEEAQRQAGPEERDPAEAAARAPAGTIPEDAVWEAAPAGTVPEDAVWEAAPAGTVPEEVAAPSGSEAAPESCGEAEVALPPGGEADGGRRSPDGPDGEDGAEAVERGDAAPAGAGAGGAASGAGEGGAAAEGQRGGSPGPEGGEWDAAGRSLNGVRGRAEDEEDETGSPAAVEEEEEDEEKQEHDISLFVKAGSDGESIGNCPFSQRLFMILWLKGVIFNVTTVDLKRKPADLQNLAPGTNPPFMTFDGEVKTDVNKIEEFLEEKLAPPRYPKLAPNHPESNSAGNDVFAKFSAFIKNPRKDANENLEKSLLKALRKLDNYLNSPLPDEIDAYSTEEITVSSRKFLDGDELTLADCNLLPKLHIIKVVAKKYRNFDFPPEMTGISRYLNNAYARDEFTNTCPADQEIEYAYLDVAKRMK
- the CLIC6 gene encoding chloride intracellular channel protein 6 isoform X2, yielding MAESPGRPGAPPPEGSDIPREGGDEEAAAGGEPQPGASPEGAAEPPDGPPAGEAPRLSGESAAVQELSAAAVPPGAGGGTGGGAPEGAAETPGGPGAERQAPAGAEQRELRGGSPGAECLPGGQLVAAAAGVNAAEGSAVARADPEDVAVAPTGTEPKEAAPAGTDSEDAAVAPTGTEPAPAGPDPEEAVREAAPTKIDREEAGTDPEEAVREEAPAGSDLEEAAAAAPEGGDPEEALRQAVPEGRDPEEAAATALSGKEPEEALRQAAPEGRNPEEAAGTAPSGRDPEEAQRQAGPEERDPAEAAARAPAGTIPEDAVWEAAPAGTVPEEVAAPSGSEAAPESCGEAEVALPPGGEADGGRRSPDGPDGEDGAEAVERGDAAPAGAGAGGAASGAGEGGAAAEGQRGGSPGPEGGEWDAAGRSLNGVRGRAEDEEDETGSPAAVEEEEEDEEKQEHDISLFVKAGSDGESIGNCPFSQRLFMILWLKGVIFNVTTVDLKRKPADLQNLAPGTNPPFMTFDGEVKTDVNKIEEFLEEKLAPPRYPKLAPNHPESNSAGNDVFAKFSAFIKNPRKDANENLEKSLLKALRKLDNYLNSPLPDEIDAYSTEEITVSSRKFLDGDELTLADCNLLPKLHIIKVVAKKYRNFDFPPEMTGISRYLNNAYARDEFTNTCPADQEIEYAYLDVAKRMK